Proteins from a genomic interval of Arachis hypogaea cultivar Tifrunner chromosome 10, arahy.Tifrunner.gnm2.J5K5, whole genome shotgun sequence:
- the LOC112716228 gene encoding probable calcium-binding protein CML16: MASEYDDQLGCLREIFSRFDMDNDGSLTILELAALLRSLGINPMGNQIHLLWTNMDVNGNGYVEFDELASAILPDLKNEDEDYLLRDHHALLLTVFNSFDHDSDGYISALELATAMAKIGQPLTYGELREMITAARDDGDGAICFNEFASVMIRSKSGLLGLALLLSGDE, from the coding sequence ATGGCATCAGAATACGATGATCAACTCGGTTGTTTACGTGAAATCTTTTCAAGATTCGACATGGACAACGACGGTAGCTTAACGATTCTAGAACTTGCCGCGCTCTTGCGTTCTCTAGGGATCAATCCCATGGGAAACCAGATCCACTTGTTGTGGACGAACATGGATGTTAACGGCAACGGCTATGTCGAATTTGATGAGTTAGCTTCAGCAATCTTGCCAGATCTGAAGAACGAAGACGAAGATTATTTGTTAAGAGATCATCATGCATTGCTCCTAACTGTCTTCAATTCATTTGATCATGACAGCGATGGATACATATCGGCGCTGGAGCTGGCGACGGCGATGGCAAAGATAGGGCAGCCGCTCACGTATGGGGAGCTCAGGGAGATGATCACGGCGGCCAGAGACGACGGAGACGGTGCCATTTGTTTCAATGAATTTGCTTCTGTTATGATTAGGTCAAAATCTGGATTGTTGggtcttgcattgttgttgtccGGAGACGAGTAA